Genomic segment of Kibdelosporangium phytohabitans:
CCTCCGTCTTGGCACCGTCCGAACTGGATCATTCAGCGGAACACGAAAGGGTGTTCCTCCTTTGTCGCGAGCCAATCATCAGCTACCCCCTTGTCTTTTTCACTGCCCACGCAACCCGACTAGGAAGAATGGCGGCACGTTGTGACCGACACGGTGGAGTCGAATCTTGGCGTAGAGAACGGTGATCAACAGCAGAGCCTTGCCACCGCGGCGGCGCGGAATCTGGCGACGACCACCAAATCCGTTCCGCAGATGCAGAGCATCACCTCGCGCTGGCTGCTGCGGATCCTGCCGTGGGTGCAGGCCCAGGGTGGGGCCTACCGGGTCAACCGGCGGCTGAGCTACACCGTCGGCGACGGCCGGATCGCGGTCACCAACACCGGTTCACAAACCAGCATCGTCGGGCCCGATCTGGTCGAACTGCCGCTGCTGCGCACATTCGACGACGAGGAGGCGCTGCACGCGCTCGCCGGTCGCTTCCAGCAACAGGAGTACCAGCCCGGTGACGTGATCGCCGAGTTCGGCCACGAGGCCGAGTTCGTCTACGTCGTGGCGCACGGCAAGGTGAACAAGATCGGCACCGGCGAGTACGGCGATCTGACCGTGCTCGGCACGCTCGTCGACGGCGACTATTTCGGTGACCAGGCACTCGTCCAGGATCAGAGCATCTGGGAGTTCACCGCGAAGGCGGTCACGCCGACGATCATTCTCGCATTGCCGAAGCGGGCATTCCAGGAATTGCAGGACCAGTCCGACGCGTTGCGTGAACACGTGACGGCGTATCGGGAAAGTCCGTCAAAAGCGCAGAACGTGCACGGCGAAGCGGAGATCCACCTCGCGTCCGGTCACGACGGCGAACCGGAACTGCCGGGCACGTTCGTCGACTACGAACTCGCACCGCGGGAATACGAACTCAGCGTCGCCCAGACCGTGCTGCGCGTGCACACCAGGGTCGCGGATCTGTACAACAAGCCGATGAACCAGACGGAGCAGCAGCTGCGGCTGACCATCGAGGCGCTGCGGGAACGCCAGGAACACGAGCTGATCAACAACGGCGACTTCGGCCTGCTGGCCAACGCCGACCTCAAACAGCGCATCCCGACGCGCAGCGGCCCGCCGACGCCGGACGACTTCGACGAACTGCTGGCGACGGTGTGGAAGGACCCGATGTTCATCCTCGCCCACCCGCGCGCGATCGCGGCGTTCGGCCAGGAGTGCA
This window contains:
- a CDS encoding family 2B encapsulin nanocompartment shell protein, producing the protein MTDTVESNLGVENGDQQQSLATAAARNLATTTKSVPQMQSITSRWLLRILPWVQAQGGAYRVNRRLSYTVGDGRIAVTNTGSQTSIVGPDLVELPLLRTFDDEEALHALAGRFQQQEYQPGDVIAEFGHEAEFVYVVAHGKVNKIGTGEYGDLTVLGTLVDGDYFGDQALVQDQSIWEFTAKAVTPTIILALPKRAFQELQDQSDALREHVTAYRESPSKAQNVHGEAEIHLASGHDGEPELPGTFVDYELAPREYELSVAQTVLRVHTRVADLYNKPMNQTEQQLRLTIEALRERQEHELINNGDFGLLANADLKQRIPTRSGPPTPDDFDELLATVWKDPMFILAHPRAIAAFGQECNKRGLYPQSIDLNGNQVPSWRGIPVLPCNKIPISDTRSTQIIAMRVGEQNQGVIGLHQTGLPDEYQPGLSVRFMNINEKAIMSYLVSAYYSAAILVPDALGVLENVELGRVE